One Actinoplanes missouriensis 431 DNA segment encodes these proteins:
- a CDS encoding RNA polymerase sigma factor → MTASTGAAIDGVTVTRDGGPPAEDFEAFYRANVDRIYRALAVTLRRDDLAGEAVAEAMARAYTRWPTVGALENPAGWVFRVGLNWATSWWRKVRRERPPSERPEPAQGGVAENAVLAREALDRLPRPQRAVVTCRILLDLSTAETAEALRLTEGTVKSRLSRALADLRRDLTEEA, encoded by the coding sequence ATGACGGCTTCGACGGGAGCAGCGATCGACGGGGTGACGGTCACGCGGGACGGCGGACCGCCCGCGGAGGACTTCGAGGCGTTCTACCGCGCCAATGTGGACCGCATCTACCGCGCTCTCGCGGTGACCCTGCGGCGGGACGACCTGGCCGGCGAGGCGGTCGCCGAGGCGATGGCCCGCGCCTACACCCGCTGGCCGACGGTGGGCGCCCTGGAGAACCCGGCCGGCTGGGTCTTCCGGGTCGGCCTCAACTGGGCCACCTCATGGTGGCGCAAGGTGCGCCGGGAGCGGCCGCCGTCGGAACGGCCGGAGCCGGCGCAGGGCGGCGTCGCGGAGAACGCGGTGCTGGCCCGCGAGGCGCTGGACCGGCTGCCGCGCCCGCAGCGGGCCGTGGTGACCTGCCGGATCCTGCTGGACCTGAGCACCGCCGAGACCGCCGAGGCGCTGCGGCTCACCGAGGGAACCGTGAAGAGCCGGCTGTCCCGCGCGCTCGCCGACCTGCGCCGCGACCTGACCGAGGAGGCCTGA
- a CDS encoding methyl-accepting chemotaxis protein, which produces MRYSQITIKVRVIAAMVLMLVLSMLVVVTYITSRNASEARESGFAYADEVALESGAQIQEVLLAGLGTARDMAQAMSAAAENDATRQLANAELRAILEGHEDYLATWVGFEANGFDGRDRRYRNATASGHDATGRFVPYWYRDGSTIKVTALTGYTQAGAGDYYVIAKQTGKEKVVEPYLYDVGGVQTLITSVAAPVEVDGAVQGVAGIDMSLATLQELVGGITPFGTGKATLISTGGLLVAGGGGEAGAAAPDDLTALATAATQAGATSRSVTEVDGEETLRIAAPLAIGDSDTWSLVVSVPTATVLSAANTTKWISIALACAAVLIAGIVASVLARNIVRPIDRLRDRMAEIADGDGDLTQRVTAARDDEAGQLANAFNRFVEKVATTIRGIAGSTGTLSTAAQELTDVSARLETGATNASHQAVAASDASHQVNSGVQALAAGAEEMSASIAEISSNATQAAQVAAQAVSIAERTNSQVAELGVASTEIGEVVQLITSIAEQTNLLALNATIEAARAGELGKGFAVVAGEVKELAQQTASATEQITARITAIQASSGSAATAISEIAEVIAQIGDYTTTIASAVEEQTATTAEMSRTVTDAAASSGEVAQTINGVASVAASTAEGARTTQQAAANLSRLADELTGLVGAFRY; this is translated from the coding sequence GTGCGCTATTCGCAGATCACCATCAAGGTCCGTGTCATCGCCGCGATGGTGCTGATGCTGGTGCTGTCGATGCTGGTGGTGGTCACCTACATCACCAGCCGCAACGCGAGCGAGGCGCGGGAATCCGGGTTCGCCTACGCGGACGAGGTCGCGCTGGAGAGCGGCGCCCAGATCCAGGAGGTGCTGCTCGCCGGGCTCGGCACCGCCCGCGACATGGCACAGGCGATGAGCGCGGCGGCGGAGAACGACGCCACCCGGCAGCTCGCCAACGCCGAGCTGCGCGCGATCCTGGAAGGCCACGAGGACTATCTGGCCACGTGGGTGGGGTTCGAGGCGAACGGGTTCGACGGGCGGGACCGGCGGTACCGCAACGCGACGGCCAGCGGGCACGACGCGACCGGGCGGTTCGTGCCGTACTGGTACCGCGACGGCTCCACGATCAAGGTGACCGCGCTGACCGGGTACACCCAGGCGGGCGCCGGTGACTACTACGTGATCGCCAAGCAGACCGGCAAGGAGAAGGTGGTCGAGCCGTACCTCTACGACGTGGGCGGCGTGCAGACTCTGATCACCTCGGTCGCCGCGCCGGTCGAGGTGGACGGCGCCGTCCAGGGCGTCGCCGGCATCGACATGTCGCTGGCCACGCTCCAGGAGCTGGTCGGCGGGATCACCCCGTTCGGCACCGGGAAGGCGACTCTGATCAGCACCGGTGGGCTGCTGGTCGCAGGCGGCGGCGGCGAGGCCGGCGCGGCCGCGCCGGACGACCTGACCGCGCTCGCCACCGCCGCGACCCAGGCCGGCGCCACCAGCCGGAGCGTCACCGAGGTCGACGGCGAGGAGACCCTGCGGATCGCCGCCCCGCTCGCCATCGGCGACAGCGACACCTGGTCGCTGGTGGTGTCCGTGCCGACCGCGACGGTGCTGTCCGCTGCCAACACCACCAAGTGGATCAGCATCGCGCTGGCCTGCGCGGCGGTGCTGATCGCCGGGATCGTCGCGTCCGTCCTGGCCCGCAACATCGTCCGGCCGATCGATCGCCTCCGGGACCGGATGGCCGAGATCGCCGACGGCGACGGCGACCTGACCCAGCGGGTCACCGCGGCTCGCGACGACGAGGCCGGGCAGCTCGCGAACGCGTTCAACAGATTCGTGGAGAAGGTCGCCACCACGATCCGGGGCATCGCCGGGTCCACCGGCACGCTCTCCACCGCGGCACAGGAGCTCACCGACGTCAGCGCCCGCCTGGAGACCGGCGCCACCAACGCGTCCCACCAGGCGGTCGCCGCCAGCGACGCCAGCCATCAGGTCAATTCCGGCGTGCAGGCCCTCGCCGCGGGCGCCGAGGAGATGAGCGCCTCGATCGCCGAGATCTCCAGCAACGCCACCCAGGCCGCGCAGGTCGCGGCGCAGGCCGTCTCGATCGCCGAGCGCACCAACAGCCAGGTCGCCGAGCTGGGCGTGGCGAGCACCGAGATCGGTGAGGTGGTCCAGCTGATCACGTCCATCGCCGAGCAGACGAACCTGCTCGCGCTGAACGCCACGATCGAGGCGGCCCGCGCCGGTGAGCTGGGCAAGGGCTTCGCGGTGGTGGCCGGTGAGGTGAAGGAGCTCGCACAGCAGACCGCGTCGGCCACCGAGCAGATCACCGCGCGGATCACCGCGATCCAGGCCTCCAGCGGGTCGGCGGCCACCGCGATCAGCGAGATCGCCGAGGTGATCGCGCAGATCGGGGACTACACGACGACCATCGCCTCGGCGGTCGAGGAGCAGACGGCGACGACCGCGGAGATGAGCCGGACCGTCACCGACGCGGCGGCCAGCAGCGGTGAGGTGGCGCAGACCATCAACGGGGTGGCGTCGGTGGCGGCGTCCACGGCGGAGGGCGCGCGCACCACCCAGCAGGCCGCCGCCAACCTGTCCCGCCTGGCCGACGAGCTGACCGGCCTGGTCGGGGCGTTCCGCTACTGA